A single genomic interval of Anopheles marshallii chromosome 2, idAnoMarsDA_429_01, whole genome shotgun sequence harbors:
- the LOC128706884 gene encoding alpha-ketoglutarate dehydrogenase component 4 has protein sequence MVMLRSVLSTARRVPLIKFRKGGPFLEAASHTAGGATGSAATTAAPAHARSVSSGEAIEEWQLPARYRRKPIDDVEMEWINRGGPPA, from the exons TGTTGCGTTCGGTGCTTTCCACCGCACGACGTGTTCCGCTGATCAAGTTCCGCAAGGGTGGCCCTTTCCTGGAGGCGGCCAGTCACACGGCGGGCGGTGCAACCGGTTCTGCCGCTACCACAGCAGCTCCAGCG caCGCACGATCCGTGTCGTCGGGAGAGGCGATCGAAGAATGGCAGCTGCCGGCACGCTACCGCAGGAAACCGATCGATGACGTCGAGATGGAGTGGATCAACCGTGGTGGACCGCCGGCTTAG